In the genome of Flavobacterium panacagri, one region contains:
- a CDS encoding fatty acid desaturase family protein, whose translation MNNTAPTFARQDNLKFFRTLNSRVNNYFKENNIQKTGNWKLHLKAVILFAVFLTPYFLILTLGMPFWLMLLLSIVMGVGMAGVGMNVMHDGNHGSYSNKSWINKFMGGTIYVLAGNVYNWQVQHNVLHHTYTNIPGHDEDLDAGRIIRFTEHAEWHRFHRFQHYYSVFLYGLLTFNWALTTDFKQMRNYLKRKLSYGEPKNPKILWTTLIITKLIYVSIWIVLPMVIGITWWKVLIGFFAMHYTAGLILSIVFQLAHVVDHTTNPTPNDLGEMDNTWAIHQLYTTTNFAPKNAIVNWYTGGLNHQIEHHIFPNISHIHYGKIAKIVKETAKECNLPYYEYKTMRSAVIAHFKHLRDLGMKPELSV comes from the coding sequence ATGAATAACACGGCTCCGACATTTGCTAGGCAAGACAATCTGAAGTTCTTTAGAACACTTAATTCTCGGGTAAACAATTACTTCAAGGAAAATAATATTCAGAAAACCGGAAATTGGAAATTACACCTAAAAGCTGTTATTCTATTTGCTGTTTTCTTAACTCCCTATTTTTTAATCCTTACACTTGGCATGCCTTTTTGGTTAATGTTGTTGCTATCAATTGTAATGGGCGTTGGAATGGCTGGTGTCGGAATGAATGTAATGCATGATGGAAATCATGGTTCTTACTCCAATAAAAGCTGGATTAATAAATTTATGGGTGGAACCATTTATGTTTTGGCTGGAAATGTGTACAACTGGCAGGTACAGCACAATGTATTGCATCATACATATACCAATATTCCTGGACATGACGAAGATTTAGATGCTGGAAGAATTATCCGTTTTACAGAGCATGCGGAATGGCATCGTTTTCATCGTTTTCAGCATTATTATTCTGTTTTCTTATACGGTTTATTGACTTTTAATTGGGCATTAACAACCGATTTTAAGCAGATGAGAAACTATTTGAAAAGAAAATTGTCTTACGGAGAACCAAAGAATCCTAAAATCTTGTGGACTACTTTAATCATTACTAAACTTATCTATGTTTCAATTTGGATTGTTCTACCAATGGTAATCGGAATTACATGGTGGAAAGTACTTATTGGATTTTTCGCAATGCACTACACAGCAGGATTAATCTTAAGTATTGTATTCCAGTTGGCACACGTAGTAGATCATACTACAAATCCAACTCCAAATGATTTAGGAGAAATGGATAATACTTGGGCTATCCACCAATTGTATACCACAACTAATTTTGCACCAAAAAATGCAATCGTAAACTGGTACACTGGCGGATTAAACCATCAAATCGAACATCATATTTTTCCAAATATCAGTCATATTCATTACGGTAAAATTGCCAAAATTGTAAAAGAAACTGCAAAAGAATGCAACTTGCCCTATTATGAATATAAAACAATGCGAAGTGCTGTTATTGCTCACTTCAAGCATCTACGTGATTTGGGAATGAAACCTGAATTATCAGTTTAA